From bacterium, one genomic window encodes:
- the gyrA gene encoding DNA gyrase subunit A: MDRTALPEQLLPVNIEDEMRQSYLDYSMSVIVGRALPDVRDGLKPVHRRVLYAMHDSGNTADKAYRKSAKTVGEVIGKYHPHGDTAVYDTIVRMAQDFSLRYPLVDGQGNFGSIDGDPPAAMRYTEIRMAKIAATMLADIDKETVDFGPNYDGSEHEPLVMPARLPNLLVNGSSGIAVGMATNIPPHNLGEVAAAITAMIDDPEVDDRRLLKLVPGPDFPTAGIIHGRRGIEEAYKTGRGVIQLRARAVVETSGKSGDRQSIIVTELPYQVNKARLIEKIADLVREKKIEGIADLRDESDREGMRIVVDLKKDVQPKIVLNHLYKHTQMQTSFGIIMLAIVDRKPRVLALREILSEYLHFRREVVVRRTRYELARAEERAHILEGLKIALDNIDAVVALIRKSAGPPEAKAGLVAKFGLSEVQAQAILDMRLQRLTGLEREKILAELKELRGKIAHYQAVLADEKLVYGIIREELLEVRKAYGDERRTEIVSEESEVTLEDLIADEDMAITISNQDYIKRNSVTLYRRQGRGGQGANAMETKEEDFVKQLFIASTHSYLLFFSTLGLVYRLKVHELPQAGRAAKGKAIVNLLELKPGERISAVMPVREKEFEEESRFVVMATAQGVVKKTPLAEYGRVPSKGKIAIHLDEGDALIAARITDGKRELFLATSLGKAVRFDENDIRPMGREARGVTGVRFKEGDRVVAMEVVDPQSQMLTVSQKGYGKRTEIEEYRLQGRGGQGTKNLEVTDKTGPVVGVLQVRESDEVMVVTQDGKTIRTSVKGIRLIGRATQGVIVIKPEPGDQVASIARLVESGDREPGDPQPEAES, encoded by the coding sequence ATGGACAGGACCGCGCTGCCCGAGCAGCTGCTGCCGGTGAACATCGAAGACGAGATGCGCCAGTCCTACCTGGACTACTCGATGAGCGTCATCGTCGGGCGGGCGCTGCCCGACGTGCGCGACGGGCTCAAGCCCGTGCACCGGCGCGTGCTCTACGCGATGCACGACTCGGGCAACACCGCGGACAAGGCCTACCGCAAGTCGGCGAAGACCGTCGGCGAGGTCATCGGCAAGTACCACCCCCACGGCGACACCGCGGTCTACGACACGATCGTGCGCATGGCGCAGGACTTCTCGCTGCGCTACCCGCTCGTCGACGGGCAGGGGAACTTCGGCTCCATCGACGGCGACCCGCCGGCGGCGATGCGCTACACCGAGATCCGCATGGCGAAGATCGCCGCGACCATGCTCGCGGACATCGACAAGGAGACGGTCGACTTCGGCCCGAACTACGACGGCTCGGAGCACGAGCCGCTCGTGATGCCGGCGCGGCTGCCGAACCTGCTCGTGAACGGCTCCTCGGGCATCGCCGTCGGCATGGCGACGAACATCCCCCCGCACAACCTCGGCGAGGTCGCCGCCGCGATCACCGCCATGATCGACGACCCGGAGGTGGACGACCGCAGGCTGCTGAAGCTGGTCCCGGGGCCGGACTTCCCGACCGCCGGGATCATCCACGGCCGCCGGGGCATCGAGGAGGCCTACAAGACCGGACGCGGGGTGATCCAGCTGCGCGCCCGCGCCGTGGTCGAGACCTCGGGCAAGAGCGGCGATCGCCAGAGCATCATCGTCACGGAGCTGCCGTACCAGGTGAACAAGGCGCGGCTCATCGAGAAGATCGCCGACCTCGTGCGCGAGAAGAAGATCGAGGGCATCGCGGATCTGCGCGACGAGTCCGACCGCGAGGGGATGCGCATCGTCGTCGACCTGAAGAAGGACGTGCAGCCGAAGATCGTCCTCAACCACCTCTACAAGCACACCCAGATGCAGACGAGCTTCGGCATCATCATGCTCGCCATCGTCGACCGCAAGCCGCGGGTGCTCGCGCTGCGCGAGATCCTCAGCGAGTACCTGCACTTCCGCCGCGAGGTCGTGGTGCGGCGCACGCGCTACGAGCTGGCGCGCGCCGAGGAGCGCGCCCACATCCTCGAGGGGCTCAAGATCGCCCTCGACAACATCGACGCGGTGGTGGCGCTGATCAGGAAGTCCGCGGGGCCCCCGGAGGCCAAGGCCGGCCTCGTGGCGAAGTTCGGGCTCTCCGAAGTCCAGGCCCAGGCGATCCTCGACATGCGCCTGCAGCGGCTCACCGGCCTGGAGCGCGAGAAGATCCTCGCCGAGCTCAAGGAGCTGCGCGGGAAGATCGCGCACTACCAGGCGGTCCTCGCCGACGAGAAACTCGTCTACGGCATCATCCGCGAGGAGCTGCTCGAGGTGCGCAAGGCCTACGGCGACGAGCGGCGCACCGAGATCGTCTCCGAGGAGTCCGAGGTCACCCTCGAGGACCTGATCGCCGACGAGGACATGGCGATCACGATCTCGAACCAGGACTACATCAAGCGCAACTCCGTGACGCTCTACCGGCGGCAGGGGCGGGGCGGGCAGGGCGCGAACGCGATGGAGACGAAGGAGGAGGATTTCGTCAAGCAGCTGTTCATCGCCTCGACGCACAGCTACCTGCTCTTCTTCTCGACGCTCGGCCTGGTCTACCGCCTCAAGGTGCACGAGCTGCCGCAGGCCGGGCGCGCCGCCAAGGGCAAGGCGATCGTCAACCTGCTCGAGCTCAAGCCCGGCGAGCGGATCTCGGCGGTGATGCCGGTGCGGGAGAAGGAGTTCGAGGAGGAGAGCCGCTTCGTGGTCATGGCGACGGCGCAGGGGGTCGTCAAGAAGACGCCGCTGGCGGAGTACGGCCGCGTCCCCTCCAAGGGCAAGATCGCGATCCACCTCGACGAGGGAGATGCGCTCATCGCCGCGCGCATCACCGACGGCAAGCGCGAGCTGTTTCTCGCCACCTCCCTCGGCAAGGCGGTGCGCTTCGACGAGAACGACATCCGGCCGATGGGGCGCGAGGCGCGCGGCGTGACCGGCGTCCGCTTCAAGGAGGGTGACCGGGTGGTGGCGATGGAGGTCGTCGACCCGCAGTCGCAGATGCTCACGGTCAGCCAGAAGGGCTACGGCAAGCGCACCGAGATCGAGGAGTACCGTCTCCAGGGCCGCGGCGGCCAGGGCACGAAGAACCTCGAGGTGACGGACAAGACCGGCCCCGTGGTCGGCGTGCTGCAGGTGCGCGAGTCGGACGAGGTCATGGTCGTGACCCAGGACGGCAAGACGATCCGCACTTCGGTCAAGGGGATCCGGCTCATCGGGCGGGCGACCCAGGGCGTCATCGTGATCAAGCCGGAGCCCGGCGACCAGGTCGCGAGCATCGCGCGCCTGGTCGAGTCGGGCGACCGCGAGCCGGGCGACCCCCAGCCCGAGGCGGAGAGCTAG
- the gyrB gene encoding DNA topoisomerase (ATP-hydrolyzing) subunit B, with amino-acid sequence MAEDTANAQRDGAQYGAGNIQVLEGLEAVRKRPAMYIGSTGVAGLHHLVYEVVDNSVDEHLAGYGSDVSVVVHADNSVTVGDNGRGIPVDIHPTEKISGAEVALTKLHAGGKFDKASYKISGGLHGVGVSVVNALSEWLEVEIRRGGKVYQQSYRRGKSVAPLKEVGKTKGTGTKITFLADKEIFEVSEYSFDTLSKRLRELSFLNKGLKITLEDERDGKKHEFHYKGGIVEFVEHLNRNKEPLHKPISIERERDGIQIEICLQYNDSYQEQIFTYANSINTTEGGTHLSGFKSALTRTINNYGSAKGLFKDLSGQLSGEDVREGLTCVINVRIPEPQFEGQTKTKLGNSEVRGIVESAVNEALGEFFEENPQVAKKITLKCANSALARDAARKARDLARRKGALEVSNLPGKLADCSERDPALSELFLVEGESAGGSAKQGRDRRYQAILPLRGKILNVEKARFDRMLGHEEIRVLITALGAGIGAEEFNPDKLRYHKIVIMTDADVDGAHIRTLLLTFFFRHMPAVLERGFLYLAQPPLFKMKKGQEEQYVKNEPEMEKIILRLGAKDLQLRAGGDTYAGAKLQGLLAHFGRIEAAIARLRRRGYDAELVRALVRTGFFDEELLRGKPALEQALNRAGAFLEGYYQHVRLLDVRLEEDEEHGAHRVVCEVDNRGSKGTTTIGAELLRSPEMREIRAAIEALAPLGDFPWRLVQGGTETEVRGGEAVIEQVQALGRKGLSLQRYKGLGEMNPDQLWETTMNPETRTLLRVAVEDAVAADEMFTVLMGDQVEPRRQFIEDNALEVKNLDV; translated from the coding sequence GTGGCTGAGGACACAGCGAACGCGCAGCGGGACGGGGCGCAGTACGGCGCCGGCAACATCCAGGTCCTCGAGGGCCTGGAGGCGGTGCGCAAGCGCCCCGCGATGTACATCGGCAGCACCGGGGTCGCGGGGCTGCACCACCTGGTCTACGAGGTGGTCGACAACAGCGTCGACGAGCACCTCGCCGGCTACGGTTCCGACGTGTCGGTGGTGGTGCACGCCGACAACTCGGTGACCGTCGGCGACAACGGCCGCGGCATCCCGGTCGACATCCACCCCACGGAGAAGATCTCGGGCGCCGAGGTCGCGCTGACCAAGCTGCACGCCGGCGGCAAGTTCGACAAGGCCAGCTACAAGATCTCGGGCGGCCTGCACGGGGTCGGCGTCTCGGTCGTCAACGCCCTCTCCGAGTGGCTCGAGGTCGAGATCCGCCGCGGCGGCAAGGTCTACCAGCAGAGCTACCGCCGCGGCAAGTCGGTCGCGCCGCTCAAGGAAGTCGGCAAGACGAAGGGGACCGGGACCAAGATCACCTTCCTCGCCGACAAGGAGATCTTCGAGGTCAGCGAGTACAGCTTCGACACGCTCTCCAAGCGCCTGCGCGAGCTTTCCTTCCTTAACAAGGGCCTGAAGATCACGCTTGAGGACGAGCGCGACGGCAAGAAGCACGAGTTCCACTACAAGGGCGGCATCGTCGAGTTCGTCGAGCACCTCAACCGCAACAAGGAGCCGCTGCACAAGCCCATCTCCATCGAGCGCGAGCGCGACGGGATCCAGATCGAGATCTGCCTGCAGTACAACGACAGCTACCAGGAGCAGATCTTCACCTACGCCAACTCGATCAACACCACCGAGGGCGGCACGCACCTCTCGGGGTTCAAGTCGGCGCTCACCCGCACCATCAACAACTACGGGTCGGCCAAGGGGCTCTTCAAGGACCTCTCGGGCCAGCTCTCGGGCGAGGACGTGCGCGAGGGGCTGACCTGCGTCATCAACGTGCGCATCCCCGAGCCGCAGTTCGAGGGGCAGACCAAGACCAAGCTCGGCAACTCCGAGGTCAGGGGGATCGTCGAGTCCGCGGTCAACGAGGCGCTCGGCGAGTTCTTCGAGGAGAACCCCCAGGTCGCCAAGAAGATCACGCTCAAGTGCGCGAACTCGGCGCTCGCGCGCGATGCGGCGCGCAAGGCGCGCGACCTGGCGCGGCGCAAGGGGGCGCTCGAGGTCAGCAACCTCCCGGGCAAGCTCGCCGACTGCTCCGAGCGCGACCCGGCGCTCTCCGAGCTGTTCCTTGTCGAGGGCGAGAGCGCGGGCGGCTCGGCCAAGCAGGGGCGCGACCGGCGCTACCAGGCGATCCTGCCGCTGCGGGGCAAGATCCTCAACGTCGAGAAGGCGCGCTTCGATCGCATGCTCGGGCACGAGGAGATCCGGGTGCTGATCACGGCGCTCGGCGCCGGCATCGGGGCCGAGGAGTTCAACCCGGACAAGCTGCGCTACCACAAGATCGTGATCATGACCGACGCCGACGTGGACGGCGCGCACATCCGCACCCTGCTGCTGACCTTCTTCTTCCGGCACATGCCCGCGGTGCTCGAGCGCGGCTTCCTGTATCTGGCGCAGCCGCCGCTGTTCAAGATGAAGAAGGGGCAGGAGGAGCAGTACGTCAAGAACGAGCCGGAGATGGAGAAGATCATCCTGCGGCTCGGCGCGAAGGACCTGCAGCTGCGCGCCGGCGGGGACACGTACGCCGGCGCGAAGCTCCAGGGCCTGCTCGCGCACTTCGGGCGCATCGAGGCGGCGATCGCGCGCCTGCGCCGGCGCGGCTACGACGCCGAGCTGGTGCGCGCGCTCGTGCGCACCGGCTTCTTCGACGAGGAGCTGCTCCGCGGCAAGCCCGCGCTGGAGCAGGCGCTGAACCGCGCCGGCGCCTTCCTCGAGGGCTACTACCAGCACGTGCGGCTGCTCGACGTGCGGCTCGAGGAGGACGAGGAGCACGGCGCGCACCGGGTGGTCTGCGAGGTCGACAACCGCGGGAGCAAGGGCACGACCACGATCGGCGCCGAACTGCTGCGCTCGCCGGAGATGCGCGAGATCCGCGCGGCGATCGAGGCGCTCGCGCCGCTGGGCGACTTCCCCTGGAGGCTGGTGCAGGGCGGGACCGAGACCGAGGTGCGGGGCGGCGAGGCGGTCATCGAGCAGGTGCAGGCGCTCGGGCGCAAGGGGCTCTCGCTCCAGCGCTACAAGGGGCTCGGCGAGATGAACCCGGACCAGCTCTGGGAGACGACGATGAACCCCGAGACGCGGACGCTGCTGCGGGTGGCGGTGGAGGACGCGGTCGCCGCGGACGAGATGTTCACCGTGCTCATGGGCGACCAGGTCGAGCCGCGGCGGCAGTTCATCGAGGACAACGCGCTGGAAGTCAAGAACCTCGACGTGTAA
- the dnaN gene encoding DNA polymerase III subunit beta, with translation MDIMVTKAELVGALARVQGIVERKNTVPILSCVLLEARGSELSLSATDLEIFLRSRHRATVAKEGSVTAPAKKLFEIVRELPEGDVHLVTGDKGWVRIEMGRSRFKVMSLPKEDFPALPESADGEKIEMPPAQLVEAIEKTEFAMSHDQTRQALNGVLLEIEAAGGDEADLRLVSTDGHRLAFIQRRCRATVAGSRGMIVPRKAITELRKLLGEEAAGAAAEISLQENRLFMRVGSALLVTRLVDGQFPDYRQVIPSGGTRIATVKREEFYRAVRRVSTVTADRVSLVRFGFFADRIVVTAVNPEVGEASEDVAAECTGGDIELGMNARYVLDVFSVIEQEKVVIEMNEVLSPVLVRPLGDEGYRSVVMPMRL, from the coding sequence ATGGACATCATGGTGACCAAGGCGGAACTCGTTGGAGCCCTCGCGCGGGTGCAAGGCATCGTCGAGCGGAAGAACACCGTCCCGATCCTCTCCTGCGTGCTCCTGGAAGCGCGCGGCTCCGAGCTGTCGCTCTCGGCCACCGACCTGGAGATCTTCCTGCGCAGCCGCCACCGGGCCACCGTCGCGAAGGAGGGCTCGGTCACCGCGCCGGCGAAGAAGCTCTTCGAGATCGTGCGCGAGCTGCCCGAGGGGGACGTGCACCTCGTCACCGGGGACAAGGGCTGGGTCAGGATCGAGATGGGCCGCTCGCGCTTCAAGGTGATGAGTCTGCCGAAGGAGGACTTCCCGGCCCTGCCCGAGAGCGCGGACGGCGAGAAGATCGAGATGCCGCCGGCGCAGCTGGTCGAGGCGATCGAGAAGACGGAGTTCGCCATGTCGCACGACCAGACCCGCCAGGCGCTCAACGGCGTGCTGCTGGAGATCGAGGCGGCCGGCGGCGACGAGGCCGATCTGCGCCTGGTCTCCACCGACGGCCACCGGCTGGCGTTCATCCAGCGGCGCTGCCGCGCCACCGTCGCCGGCTCGCGGGGCATGATCGTGCCGCGCAAGGCGATCACGGAGCTGCGCAAGCTCCTCGGCGAGGAGGCTGCCGGGGCCGCTGCGGAGATCTCGCTCCAGGAGAACCGGCTGTTCATGCGGGTCGGGTCGGCGCTGCTCGTCACGCGTCTCGTGGACGGGCAGTTCCCCGACTATCGGCAGGTCATCCCCAGCGGCGGCACGCGCATTGCCACCGTCAAGCGGGAGGAGTTCTATCGGGCGGTGCGCCGCGTCTCCACGGTGACGGCGGACCGCGTGAGCCTGGTGCGCTTCGGGTTCTTCGCGGACAGGATCGTGGTGACCGCGGTCAACCCCGAGGTCGGCGAGGCCAGCGAGGACGTCGCGGCGGAGTGCACCGGCGGCGACATCGAGCTGGGGATGAACGCCCGGTACGTGCTGGACGTCTTCTCGGTCATCGAGCAGGAGAAGGTCGTGATCGAAATGAACGAGGTCCTCAGCCCGGTGCTCGTGCGGCCGCTCGGGGACGAGGGGTACCGCAGCGTCGTGATGCCGATGCGCCTGTGA
- the dnaA gene encoding chromosomal replication initiator protein DnaA: protein MVNALPPADLWEQVKERVRSHVNEQNYSTWFVPTAQTDFSNGTLTVSVPSKFARDWLTDNFQVLIRETASAIAGRECTVVFQIAERGAPEELKPRQDDLPFTRTIHHGSTVLNPRYTFETFVVGSSNQMAHAASRAVADGHSKTYNPLFLYGGVGLGKTHLLHAIGHRFLERTPGARVMYVTSETFINELINSIRYERMPSFRSRYRNMDLLLIDDIQFIAGKEKTQEEFFHTFNSIYESHRQIVLSSDKVPRDIPDLEERLRSRFEWGLIADIQSPDLETKIAILRKKAEHNAINLPDDVAQFVAGSIKSNIRELEGSLIRLGAYASLQAREITLEFAREVLKGLIDDAAKTISIDDIKREVAAYFGIKVADLASKRRSQNLVYPRQIAMHLCRQLTSASLPVIGKMFGGRDHSTVIHSLNVVAEKMKTSVEVNTSIDTIAKRIQG from the coding sequence GTGGTGAACGCCCTGCCGCCGGCCGACCTCTGGGAACAGGTCAAGGAGCGGGTCCGCTCGCACGTCAACGAGCAGAACTACTCGACCTGGTTCGTCCCCACCGCCCAGACGGACTTTTCGAACGGGACGCTCACGGTCTCGGTCCCCAGCAAGTTCGCGCGCGACTGGCTGACCGACAACTTCCAGGTGCTCATCCGGGAGACGGCCTCCGCGATCGCCGGCCGCGAGTGCACCGTCGTGTTCCAGATCGCCGAGCGCGGCGCGCCCGAGGAGCTGAAGCCGCGCCAGGACGACCTGCCGTTCACGCGGACCATCCACCACGGCAGCACGGTCCTGAACCCGCGGTACACCTTCGAGACGTTCGTGGTCGGCTCGAGCAACCAGATGGCCCACGCGGCCAGCCGCGCCGTGGCCGACGGGCACTCCAAGACGTACAACCCGCTCTTCCTCTACGGCGGGGTCGGGCTCGGCAAGACGCACCTGCTGCACGCGATCGGGCACCGGTTCCTCGAGCGCACGCCGGGCGCGCGGGTGATGTACGTGACCTCGGAGACCTTCATCAACGAGCTGATCAACTCGATCCGCTACGAGCGCATGCCCTCGTTCCGCAGCCGCTACCGGAACATGGACCTGCTCCTCATCGATGACATCCAGTTCATCGCCGGCAAGGAGAAGACGCAGGAGGAGTTCTTCCACACGTTCAACTCCATCTACGAGTCGCACCGGCAGATCGTCCTCTCCAGCGACAAGGTGCCGCGCGACATCCCGGACCTGGAGGAGCGGCTGCGCTCGCGCTTCGAGTGGGGGTTGATCGCGGACATCCAGAGCCCGGACCTGGAGACGAAGATCGCCATCCTGCGCAAGAAGGCCGAGCACAACGCGATCAACCTGCCCGACGACGTCGCGCAGTTCGTCGCCGGCTCGATCAAGTCGAACATCCGCGAGCTCGAGGGCTCGCTGATCCGCCTCGGGGCGTACGCCTCGCTGCAGGCGCGCGAAATCACCCTGGAGTTTGCCCGCGAGGTCCTCAAGGGCCTGATCGACGATGCGGCCAAGACGATCTCGATCGACGACATCAAGCGCGAGGTCGCCGCGTACTTCGGCATCAAGGTCGCCGACCTCGCCTCCAAGCGCCGCTCCCAGAACCTCGTCTACCCGCGCCAGATCGCGATGCACCTCTGTCGCCAGCTCACGAGCGCCTCGCTCCCGGTGATCGGCAAGATGTTCGGCGGCCGCGACCACTCGACGGTGATCCACTCGCTGAACGTCGTCGCGGAGAAGATGAAGACAAGCGTCGAGGTGAACACCTCCATCGACACCATCGCCAAAAGGATCCAGGGGTGA
- a CDS encoding chemotaxis protein CheC produces MFERMDESRLDILREICTIGAGHAATALSQLTGRRIELEVPRVRFERVEAVPRIAGGAETVVDGLFFRILGDARGVILMIFPEESGREIVRLALGGREPEPEDPLCVSAMREIGNILASAFLSAIGQLAGLSLIPSVPGYARDMAGSILDLVLIELSRHEDTALVIETLFREAGEGIHGHFFLLPDPRTLEATLEAAERAGKAGTGP; encoded by the coding sequence GTGTTCGAGCGGATGGACGAGTCCCGTCTGGACATCCTGCGCGAGATCTGCACCATCGGCGCCGGCCACGCCGCCACCGCCCTCTCCCAGTTGACGGGAAGGCGCATCGAGCTGGAGGTCCCGCGCGTGCGCTTCGAGCGGGTGGAGGCCGTGCCCCGCATCGCAGGGGGCGCGGAGACGGTCGTCGACGGGCTCTTCTTCCGGATCCTCGGCGATGCCCGCGGCGTGATCCTCATGATCTTCCCGGAAGAGAGCGGGCGGGAGATCGTGCGGCTCGCCCTCGGGGGCCGCGAGCCCGAGCCGGAGGACCCGCTCTGCGTCTCGGCGATGCGCGAGATCGGCAACATCCTGGCGTCGGCGTTCCTCTCCGCGATCGGGCAGCTCGCCGGCCTCTCGCTCATCCCCTCGGTGCCCGGCTACGCGCGCGACATGGCGGGCTCGATCCTCGATCTCGTGCTCATCGAGCTTTCGCGCCACGAGGACACGGCGCTGGTGATCGAGACGCTGTTCCGCGAGGCCGGCGAGGGGATCCACGGGCATTTCTTCCTGCTGCCCGACCCGCGGACGCTGGAGGCGACCCTCGAGGCCGCCGAGCGCGCCGGGAAGGCCGGGACGGGCCCGTGA
- a CDS encoding chemotaxis protein CheD: MVGIADLGTAGPGEVLAAIGLGSCVAVAIRDRRGRRGALAHIMLPRQSDGRRREGENMRKYADVAVGEAVRTLEGGGCRRADLEAKIAGGASIFDLGRGTDGGEIGARNVEAVVRALEAAGVRLVASDVGGREGRTVEYSIETGELAVRTVRGLRRSI, translated from the coding sequence GTGGTCGGAATCGCGGACCTGGGGACGGCCGGTCCGGGCGAGGTCCTCGCCGCCATCGGCCTCGGCTCCTGTGTCGCCGTGGCCATCCGCGACCGGCGCGGCCGCCGCGGCGCGCTCGCGCACATCATGCTGCCGCGCCAGAGCGACGGGCGCCGCCGCGAGGGCGAGAACATGCGCAAGTACGCCGACGTCGCGGTCGGCGAGGCCGTGCGCACGCTCGAGGGCGGCGGCTGCCGGCGCGCCGACCTGGAGGCCAAGATCGCGGGCGGGGCGAGCATCTTCGACCTGGGGCGCGGCACCGACGGCGGGGAGATCGGCGCGCGCAACGTCGAGGCGGTCGTGCGCGCCCTGGAGGCCGCCGGCGTGCGCCTGGTGGCCTCGGACGTCGGCGGGCGCGAGGGACGGACGGTGGAGTACTCGATCGAGACCGGCGAGCTGGCGGTCAGGACCGTCCGCGGCCTGCGCCGCAGCATCTGA
- a CDS encoding chemotaxis protein CheW — MAEAHEEHGELLQAVVFALDGSFFGVDIRQVQEILRMVEITPFPRMPDFALGAINVRGRVVPVINLRRKLGLPDRAPAERTRILVARSGAQLIGFLVDGASEVLDIPLALLEDVGDGPAWMRSDVVAGLAKIPGRLLVLVDPARLLTAQEESLLPREEPAAG, encoded by the coding sequence ATGGCCGAGGCGCACGAGGAGCACGGCGAGCTGCTGCAGGCGGTCGTCTTCGCCCTCGACGGGAGCTTCTTCGGCGTGGATATCCGGCAGGTGCAGGAAATCCTCCGCATGGTGGAGATCACGCCGTTCCCCCGGATGCCGGACTTCGCGCTGGGGGCGATCAACGTGCGCGGCCGGGTGGTGCCGGTGATCAACCTCAGGCGCAAGCTCGGGCTGCCGGACCGCGCCCCGGCGGAGCGGACGCGGATCCTGGTCGCCCGCTCGGGCGCGCAGCTGATCGGCTTCCTCGTGGACGGCGCCTCGGAGGTGCTCGACATCCCGCTGGCGCTGCTCGAGGACGTCGGGGACGGGCCAGCCTGGATGCGCTCCGACGTCGTCGCCGGGCTCGCGAAGATCCCGGGGCGCCTGCTCGTGCTCGTGGACCCTGCGCGCCTGCTCACCGCGCAGGAGGAGTCGCTGCTGCCGCGCGAGGAGCCCGCCGCGGGCTGA
- a CDS encoding branched-chain amino acid transaminase: protein MLQETSKIWMDGKFVDWKDATVHVLTHTLHYGLGVFEGIRCYKTVDGPAVFRLAEHVERLYASAHISGLQVPFTKEEFSAAILETLRVNGMEAGYIRPLIYVGYGAMGVYPGRNPIRVAIAVWPWGAYLGDEGLEKGIRVRTSSYTRQHVNISMTKAKVCGNYTNSILGKVEAISDGYDEALFLDASGHVAEGSGENVFIVRRGALATTPRSAVLEGITRDAVLTLAADLGLAAREEFFTRDQVYAADEAFFTGTAAEITPIREVDRRAIGRGARGPVTKAIQEAFFSAVRGENAKYRSWLTPVR from the coding sequence ATGCTCCAGGAGACCTCGAAGATCTGGATGGACGGGAAGTTCGTGGACTGGAAGGACGCGACCGTCCACGTGCTCACCCACACGCTGCACTACGGCCTCGGGGTCTTCGAGGGGATCCGCTGCTACAAGACCGTGGACGGCCCGGCGGTCTTCCGGCTCGCCGAGCACGTCGAGCGCCTCTACGCGTCCGCGCACATCTCGGGGCTGCAGGTCCCCTTCACGAAGGAGGAGTTCTCGGCGGCGATCCTCGAGACGCTCCGCGTGAACGGCATGGAGGCCGGCTACATCCGGCCGCTGATCTACGTCGGCTACGGCGCGATGGGCGTCTATCCGGGCCGCAACCCGATCCGCGTCGCGATCGCCGTCTGGCCGTGGGGGGCGTACCTCGGCGACGAGGGGCTGGAAAAGGGCATCCGCGTGCGGACCTCCTCGTACACGCGCCAGCACGTGAACATCAGCATGACCAAGGCGAAGGTCTGCGGCAACTACACCAACTCGATCCTGGGCAAGGTCGAGGCGATCAGCGACGGCTACGACGAGGCGCTCTTCCTCGACGCCAGCGGGCACGTCGCCGAGGGCTCGGGCGAGAACGTCTTCATCGTGCGCCGCGGGGCGCTGGCCACGACGCCGCGCTCGGCCGTGCTCGAGGGGATCACGCGCGACGCGGTGCTGACGCTCGCCGCCGACCTGGGGCTGGCGGCGCGCGAGGAGTTCTTCACGCGCGACCAGGTCTACGCCGCCGACGAGGCCTTCTTCACCGGCACCGCCGCCGAGATCACGCCGATCCGCGAGGTCGACCGCCGGGCGATCGGCCGCGGCGCCCGCGGGCCGGTCACCAAGGCGATCCAGGAGGCGTTCTTCAGCGCGGTGCGCGGCGAGAACGCGAAGTACCGCTCCTGGCTGACCCCCGTCCGCTAG